CGAATGGGCGCGGTCTCTTTGTTGGTTTTCTTGGAGTCCGCCCATACCGCCCAGGCCACACCGTTGCCCGATGCCGTCTGGCAGCCCCCCGGCCCCGCCGCGCCTGGCCGGACAAATCGTTGGGCGTGCACCGGACAAATCGTTGGCCTGTGCCCGGACAAATCGTTGGGCGCTAGGTGCGCTCAAGCCCTGAATGGCTTGGTTAAGCGGCATTCATCTTTGCCGTGCCCCGGTGCCCCGATCCTCCGCGCAGTGTGTGTTGTTGCGCGACCAGCTTTTGCCCCCGCTACCGAAAGCTGACCTGACCGAGCTCTCCCATTCGCTTGGAGATGCGAAGGGCATAGCCCTGGACCATCTTGCCGAGGCGACTGCATTCGGCATCGTTCAGGTGGGGTCTGAACACTGCCAAGCTGATCGCACCCGCTTGGTGTCCCGTCGAATCAAGGATCGGCGCAGCCACGCACCACAACCCAAGGGCCAACTCTTGGCGATCAATCGCATAGCCGTCGGAGCGGATGACTGCAAGCTCCTCCTCCAGTTCCTCAAGAGTGACCAGAGAGTACTGCGTCTTGGCCACGAAAGGGCCCTCGCCGACGGTGATCTGAAGAGGTTGTGGATCAAAAGCGAGCATCGCCTTGCCCATGCCTGTGCAAGTGGCCGGGGCCCGGCTCCCGGGCGGCAAGTTCAACGTCAGCAGGTCATCGGTTTCAACCTTCGCCAAGTACAAGACATCGCCTCCAACCAGGGCGCCGTAGTTGGTGGTCACGTTGTTCTGGTGGGCGAGGCGCTCGATTTCAACGGAAGCGATGTCGCGAATTGTCGTCCGGCTCGCCACGCGGGATCCCAGTTCGAAGACTTTGAGCGTTAGGCGGTACTCCTTGGTTTCAGGGAACTGCTCTACATAACCGGCCTTCTCCAAGGCCTGAAGTGTCCTGTAAACGTTCGCGACTGGAGTGTCAAGGCGACGGGCAAGTTGCGTCACACCGATTGAATCGAACTCGGAGAGCTTCTCCATAAGGTGCAGGACGTTTGCGGATCTTGACTTCTCGGCTCCAACACTTGGAGGACTCGCCTGCCGCTGGGGCGAGGGGGCGGCAGGGCGGCGCCCAGAAGACGCCGATGATGGATCGTCGTCTTGCCGAGCGGCCGTCTTGGTTCGTGCCATTTCGATCTTTCCCTGCCTCACTCTCTTGGCGGCACCATTGTTGGCCCTTTGGTCCCAATGTCGAGTGAGTGTACCGCCGAGGCACCTTGACCGTCGTCCAGTAGGTGACTAGCGGCCTCCCAGACGAGGTCGGGGATCTCATAACCGTCGGCCAAGCGCGCGGCCCGTTGATGCTGCTCGGGCTCCCCCGGCAGTTGCACGCCGTCCGAACCGCTTTGGGGAGCGACCGCCTTGACCGTATGAAGATACTCGCTCACGGCGTCAAGAGTGTCCGCCGTACCCGTAGCCTCTGGATCTATGCAAAGGAAAAGGTCGCCTTTGTTGCAGACATCGTCTGCGTCCAGTGTCCCCCGGACGGCTCGTCCAAGCGCAGACCCTGTGAGGGTGGCCACCATGACCTCGAGCGCCAAGCCGAGGGCATAGCCCTTGTGCGCCCCAAAGGGGCTAATCGCCCCGTCCGCAGCAGCCTTGGGATCAACCGTGGGTCTGCCAGCGGAATCGAGCGCCCATCCGGGCTCTAGCGCAACGCCGGCCTCGGCCCTGTGGAGCACCAATCCCATAGAGACCACACCCGTTGCGATGTCGGCGACCAGAGGATTCGGTGTCGCGGGCACTCCGATGGCCAGGGGATTGGTACCGATCACAGCTGTGCGGCCACCCCACGGGTGAACCAGCGCCTCGCTAGTAGTCGCTGCGATTCCCACCTTTCCCTTCTTGGCAATGGATTCGACGTACAGCGCCAACACCCCAACGTGGTTGGAGTTGTGAATGGCCGCTGCGGCAACGCCTGTGGACGTCACGCGGGCCAGCATTGCCTCAATGGCGTTGGCAGCCACCACGGGGCCGAAGCCACGCAGCCCATCCACCACCAGCAACGAGTCTGTACGCCATTCTCCAAGTCCTACTGTCGTCGGGTCTATCAGGCCCTTGCCCATGCGTTGCGCGAGTATAGGCAAGCGCCGAATGCCATGCGAGTTTTGGCTGCGCAAGTCGGCTTCGACGAGCCAGTTCGCTTGGATGGTGGCCGCGCTCGGAGAAGCTCCGTACTTGAGCAGGACCCGTTCGATGAGTTCGCGTTCTTGTTGTTCATGAACTCTCATGGCTGCTTGCCTTCCGGGGGGATGCTTGGGGCGTCAGCTGCTTAATTAGGGATTTCACATCGGCCGAATGCTCAAGGGAGGCGATCCGGTCAATGATGGACTGGGCCGGCAGACAGGGAAGGGCGCGCCCCAACACGTCGCGGGCGATCGCGTCTACTCGCGGCCTGGGAAGCCGGTAGTCGTCAATGCCGTCAACCCGGGAGTCATAGACGAATTCCCCCTTGGCCGTTAGCACCTCGATTCGAACCGATTGCCACCGATCAGCCAACGACTCGTTCTCGAACACTTTGACTGATGTCTTGGACGCAATGGCGGCAATGTCGGGCGCGGAGGGATCGGCAGCGTCTTGCAGGTCAAAATGCCCCCGCGCCAACATGGATGAGATCCCGAATGCCGTAGCTCCGCGGGTCGACTCCCGGCGAGTGTATGGTCCCAAGTCCTGCCCAAAGCAC
This genomic window from Bifidobacteriaceae bacterium contains:
- a CDS encoding IclR family transcriptional regulator, translated to MARTKTAARQDDDPSSASSGRRPAAPSPQRQASPPSVGAEKSRSANVLHLMEKLSEFDSIGVTQLARRLDTPVANVYRTLQALEKAGYVEQFPETKEYRLTLKVFELGSRVASRTTIRDIASVEIERLAHQNNVTTNYGALVGGDVLYLAKVETDDLLTLNLPPGSRAPATCTGMGKAMLAFDPQPLQITVGEGPFVAKTQYSLVTLEELEEELAVIRSDGYAIDRQELALGLWCVAAPILDSTGHQAGAISLAVFRPHLNDAECSRLGKMVQGYALRISKRMGELGQVSFR
- a CDS encoding Ldh family oxidoreductase; amino-acid sequence: MRVHEQQERELIERVLLKYGASPSAATIQANWLVEADLRSQNSHGIRRLPILAQRMGKGLIDPTTVGLGEWRTDSLLVVDGLRGFGPVVAANAIEAMLARVTSTGVAAAAIHNSNHVGVLALYVESIAKKGKVGIAATTSEALVHPWGGRTAVIGTNPLAIGVPATPNPLVADIATGVVSMGLVLHRAEAGVALEPGWALDSAGRPTVDPKAAADGAISPFGAHKGYALGLALEVMVATLTGSALGRAVRGTLDADDVCNKGDLFLCIDPEATGTADTLDAVSEYLHTVKAVAPQSGSDGVQLPGEPEQHQRAARLADGYEIPDLVWEAASHLLDDGQGASAVHSLDIGTKGPTMVPPRE